Proteins encoded by one window of Arachis ipaensis cultivar K30076 chromosome B04, Araip1.1, whole genome shotgun sequence:
- the LOC107636777 gene encoding uncharacterized protein LOC107636777 — MGLSKFTKRINWYFPLLIVYGHDVVLPPEINLNTLRILKQDEFSVDDYWNAMYDELNDLDSERMLALENMIRQKESVARNYNRRIKEKCFNMGELVLKFVLPMEKKSRFLGKWSHTWEAPFQVIDLYSRNAYRIKDIDSGNMVKSINGKYLKQY, encoded by the coding sequence ATGGGCTTATCGAAATTCACCAAGAGGATCAACTGGTACTTCCCTTTATTAATAGTATATGGTCATGATGTAGTTTTGCCACCAGAGATTAATCTCAATACATTAAGAATCTTGAAACAAGATGAGTTTTCAGTcgatgattattggaatgcaatGTATGATGAATTGAATGATTTGGATTCAGAACGTATGTTGGCACTTGAAAATATGATTCGACAAAAAGAAAGTGTTGCTCGAAATTATAATCGTCGAATAAAAGAGAAGTGTTTCAATATGGGTGAATTGGTTTTAAAATTTGTATTGCCAATGGAAAAGAAGTCAAGATTTCTTGGCAAATGGTCCCATACTTGGGAAGCACCTTTCCAAGTGATTGATTTGTATTCTAGAAATGCATATCGAATTAAAGATATCGATTCTGGAAACATGGTTAAATCGATAAATGGGAAATACTTGAAACAATATTGA